A single region of the Pseudomonas granadensis genome encodes:
- a CDS encoding DUF4892 domain-containing protein has product MRLISLWALCCFSTVSFAADVPGSQDLPIVPRLADAQIVDYRPPVELERIYPLGSIRKISGQLRFDGQITARGQTTAVTYELPPEHSATEAFTEARKALQKQDAELLFWCQARDCGESSLWANEVFGNAKLYGADEQQAYLLLRLAAPRDNTLVALYSITRGNRKAYLHVEQFEAQAPLGELLPTSATLLRQLKSTGELDFPDRVDAPDDTWLRLISRGLNLDTTLRVTLSGPKAEAWRQALISQGVRAARMETGTVEGKGLRIDLLR; this is encoded by the coding sequence ATGCGCTTAATCAGTCTGTGGGCACTGTGTTGTTTCAGCACCGTTTCGTTCGCCGCCGACGTGCCGGGCAGTCAGGATTTGCCGATCGTGCCGCGTCTGGCCGACGCGCAGATCGTCGACTATCGCCCGCCAGTCGAGCTTGAGCGGATCTACCCGCTGGGTTCGATCCGCAAGATCAGCGGCCAGTTGCGCTTCGACGGCCAGATCACGGCACGCGGCCAGACCACGGCGGTCACCTACGAGTTGCCGCCCGAACATTCCGCCACCGAAGCCTTCACCGAGGCGCGCAAGGCCCTGCAAAAACAGGACGCCGAGTTGCTGTTCTGGTGTCAGGCGCGTGATTGCGGTGAAAGCAGCCTGTGGGCCAACGAGGTATTCGGCAACGCCAAACTGTATGGCGCCGACGAGCAACAGGCGTATCTGCTGTTGCGCCTGGCCGCACCGCGGGACAACACACTGGTGGCGCTGTACAGCATCACTCGCGGCAACCGCAAAGCCTATCTGCATGTCGAGCAGTTCGAGGCGCAGGCGCCACTGGGCGAATTGCTGCCGACCTCGGCAACCCTGCTGCGCCAACTCAAAAGCACCGGCGAGCTGGATTTCCCGGACCGCGTCGATGCCCCGGATGATACCTGGCTAAGGCTGATCTCCCGTGGCCTCAACCTCGATACCACGTTGCGCGTGACGCTGTCCGGGCCCAAGGCCGAAGCGTGGCGTCAGGCGCTGATCAGTCAGGGAGTGCGAGCGGCGCGCATGGAAACCGGCACTGTCGAAGGCAAAGGTCTGCGCATCGACCTGTTGCGATAA
- a CDS encoding AI-2E family transporter, whose protein sequence is MLNNDRLLVQILLLVLFGASLWVMAPFWSALFWGAVLAFASWPLMRLLTRWLNGRESLAAAILTLGWMLLVAAPLVWLGFNLADHVRDATAFIKDVQVDGLLEAPDWLGALPFVGERLVGLWNSIDQQGAALMVSIKPYLGQVGNWLLARSAQIGGGILELTLSIVFVFFFYRDGPRLAAFVHSLLERLIGERAGYYIELVAGTVQRVVNGVIGTAAAQAVLALIGFLIAGVPGALVLGIVTFLLSLIPMGPPLVWVPATAWLAWKGEYGMAVFLGIWGTFIISGVDNVLKPYLISRGGNLPLVIVLLGVFGGLIAFGFIGLFIGPTLLAVAYSLLTDWSKSQGRVEERR, encoded by the coding sequence ATGCTCAATAACGATCGCCTGCTGGTGCAAATCCTCCTGCTGGTGCTGTTCGGGGCCAGCCTGTGGGTAATGGCGCCGTTCTGGTCGGCGCTGTTCTGGGGCGCGGTGCTGGCGTTCGCCAGTTGGCCGCTGATGCGCCTGTTGACGCGCTGGCTCAATGGCCGTGAGTCGCTGGCCGCGGCCATTCTGACCCTGGGCTGGATGCTGCTGGTAGCCGCGCCGCTGGTCTGGCTGGGCTTCAATCTTGCCGATCATGTGCGCGATGCCACCGCATTCATCAAGGATGTGCAGGTCGACGGGCTGCTGGAGGCGCCGGACTGGCTCGGGGCTTTGCCGTTTGTGGGGGAACGGCTGGTGGGGTTGTGGAACAGCATCGATCAGCAGGGCGCGGCGCTGATGGTGTCGATAAAGCCTTATCTGGGGCAGGTCGGTAACTGGCTGCTGGCGCGCAGTGCGCAGATCGGCGGCGGTATTCTCGAGCTGACGTTGAGTATTGTCTTCGTGTTCTTTTTCTACCGTGACGGGCCACGGCTGGCGGCGTTCGTGCACAGTCTGCTGGAACGCTTGATCGGCGAGCGTGCCGGCTATTACATCGAACTGGTGGCGGGTACGGTGCAGCGGGTGGTCAACGGGGTGATCGGTACAGCGGCGGCGCAGGCGGTTCTGGCGTTGATCGGATTTCTGATTGCCGGGGTACCGGGCGCGCTGGTGCTGGGGATCGTGACCTTTCTGCTCAGTCTGATTCCGATGGGGCCACCGCTGGTGTGGGTGCCGGCCACGGCCTGGCTGGCCTGGAAGGGCGAGTACGGGATGGCGGTGTTTCTGGGAATCTGGGGCACGTTCATCATCAGTGGTGTGGACAACGTGCTCAAGCCGTATCTGATCAGTCGCGGGGGGAACCTGCCGCTGGTGATTGTGTTGCTTGGGGTATTTGGCGGGTTGATTGCGTTTGGGTTTATCGGGTTGTTTATCGGGCCGACGTTGTTGGCGGTGGCTTATAGTTTGTTGACGGACTGGAGCAAGAGTCAGGGGCGGGTCGAGGAGCGGCGGTAG
- a CDS encoding sensor histidine kinase: protein MRARFDTLFGRLFGVLFVAIVLAHLLAFTWFRLYGPPPPPPPPEFSQGAEGQQSPPDARYPHRPPRPWFGGPVVPLTFQFITLMIAAWYGAKLLSRPIQRLSDAAERLSEDLDSPPLDESGPREARQAASTFNLMQRRIREQVQQRARMLGAVSHDLRTPLSRLKLRLENISDEKLQGQMRQDLDDMISMLDATLTYLHEQRISEAVQLMDVQALVESLCENAQDQGADVQVSGHCAPLPVQPMALRSCLNNLLDNALRYAGQARIELHDHHEQVQIHVIDHGPGIAENQREAVFEPFYRLEGSRNRNSGGVGLGMTIAREAAQRLGGQLNLEETPGGGLTAVIRLPRT, encoded by the coding sequence ATGCGGGCGCGCTTCGACACACTGTTCGGGCGCCTGTTCGGCGTGCTATTCGTGGCGATCGTCCTCGCGCACCTGCTGGCGTTCACCTGGTTCCGCCTGTACGGCCCGCCCCCGCCTCCACCACCGCCGGAGTTTTCCCAAGGTGCGGAGGGGCAACAGTCGCCGCCCGACGCGCGTTACCCGCACCGCCCGCCGCGCCCATGGTTCGGTGGCCCGGTGGTGCCGCTGACGTTTCAGTTCATTACCTTGATGATCGCGGCGTGGTACGGCGCCAAACTGCTCAGCCGCCCGATTCAGCGTCTGAGCGATGCCGCCGAACGCCTCAGCGAGGATCTCGACAGCCCGCCACTCGACGAGTCCGGCCCACGCGAAGCGCGACAAGCGGCCTCCACCTTCAACCTGATGCAACGGCGTATTCGCGAACAAGTCCAGCAACGCGCCCGCATGCTCGGCGCCGTCTCCCACGACCTGCGCACGCCGCTGTCACGACTGAAACTGCGTCTGGAAAACATCAGCGACGAAAAGCTTCAGGGCCAGATGCGTCAGGATCTGGACGACATGATCAGCATGCTCGACGCCACCCTCACCTACCTCCACGAACAGCGCATCAGCGAAGCCGTGCAACTGATGGACGTGCAGGCGCTGGTCGAGTCGCTGTGCGAAAACGCCCAGGACCAGGGTGCCGACGTGCAAGTCAGTGGTCATTGCGCCCCGTTGCCGGTACAGCCGATGGCACTGCGTTCGTGCCTCAACAACCTGCTCGACAACGCCCTGCGATACGCCGGCCAGGCGCGCATCGAACTGCACGATCACCACGAACAAGTGCAGATCCACGTAATCGACCATGGCCCGGGGATTGCCGAAAACCAGCGTGAAGCCGTGTTCGAGCCCTTTTACCGACTGGAAGGCTCACGCAACCGCAACTCCGGCGGCGTCGGCCTGGGCATGACCATTGCTCGCGAAGCTGCACAGCGTTTGGGTGGGCAGTTGAATCTGGAAGAAACCCCGGGGGGCGGCCTGACTGCGGTGATTCGCCTGCCGCGGACCTGA